From the Thomasclavelia ramosa DSM 1402 genome, the window TTTGCTAAAGCCTCTTGTGAAAGATTTTTTTCCTTTCGCAATCTTACTAATCGATTTGCAATTTCTATATTCATAAATTTATTCCTCCCTAAATCACCTACATTATGCAAAATAATGCTTGGTTGCTCTAGATATTCTAGTTTTCAATTTCGCAACCAATGGTTGCAATATGACCATTATATTATAATTTGTTCGATGAATACACATAAATTATAATATTTGTTGAAATATTTTCAAATAATGATTATCATAAAGTTAGGTGATACATTTGTATGGTGTAAAACACCTCCTTTCTGGTTAATGGACTGTTCCGTGCTTGCGCAGTCCATTTTCTTTTACTAAAAAAACCATTTTTTAAACTATACAAGTATTATTAATAGTATGATTTCTAAAAATCCTTTTGTCTTATCAAAATATAAAAACCTCCTAGTCAGTGTTTAATTATTTACACTGTCTATTAGGAGGTTATCATATCATTTTTGATATTTTTACATTACAATTTTTTAGCATCATACGTTACTTGAATTCCAAGGTTACTAAAAACTTTAGCATCCATTGGTCCGATAGAAGAAGTAATGTGCGCTTGGGTCCCCTGTAGTTTAGGTAATTGTTGTAGCGCTAACTTAGCTTTGTCATTATTAACAGCACTTAATGATAATGCAATCAATATTTCATCACTATGTAAACGTGGATTAACACTTCCTAAATATTCAGTCTTTAAATTTTGAATTGGACCAAAGGCTGTTGGTGAAATTAAATGTTCATCATCACTGATATTAGCTAAATATTTAATAGCATTGATTAAAATTGCAGAACATGATCCCATGAAATCAGATGTACGACCTGTAATGATTGTTCCATCATCTAATTCGATTGCTCCTGCATAACAATTAGCTTCTTTCGACTTTTGGTTTGCAGCCGCAACACACTTACGATCTTCAACTACAACCTTTGCCTGATTCATAACAAGTTCTTGCTTATTAACTTCGTCTAATGAACACTCTTCACGAACATAGCGATTCATTGTATTATAGTAACGACGAATTATTTCTTGGCGACTAGCTTCCTTACAAGCTTCGTCATCACTCATACAAAAACCTACCATATTAACACCCATGTCAGTTGGTGAGTTATATGGACTAGTTCCATATATTTCTTCAAACATATTCTTTAATACTGGGAAGATTTCAATATCACGATTATAATTAACAGTTACTTTATTGTATGCTTCAAGATGAAAAGGATCGATCATATTTACATCATTTAAATCAGCAGTAGCAGCTTCATAGGCTAAGTTAACTGGATGATTTAATGCTAAATTCCAAATTGGGAATGTTTCAAATTTTGCATACCCAGCTTTAATACCGCGAATATGTTCATGGTATAGTTGTGATAAACATGTTGCCATTTTACCACTTCCTGGGCCCGGAGCTGTTACAACTACCAGCGGCTTAGTAGTTTCAATATAATCATTTTTTCCAAACCCTTCCTCGCTAATGATTCTTTTAGTATTAGTTGGATAACCATCAATCAAATAATGTAAGTACACGGCAATATTTCTTTTTTCCAATCGGCTTTTAAAAATATCCGCTGCTTTTTGACCATCATACTGAGTGATTACTACACTTCCCACATATAGTCCCTTTGCTCGATATATTTCAATTAGACGTAAAACATCATTATCATAAGTAATACCTAAATCGCCCCGAACCTTATTACGTTCAATATCACTGGCAGAAATTGCAATAACTACTTCTGCTTGATCTTTTAATTGTAATAGCATCTGCAACTTACTATCTGGGGCAAACCCTGGTAAAACTCTTGAAGCATGATAGTCGTCAAACAATTTACCACCAAATTCAAGATACAATTTATCACCAAAT encodes:
- a CDS encoding DUF1846 domain-containing protein: MKIGFDNNKYLTMQSSHIKERINQFGDKLYLEFGGKLFDDYHASRVLPGFAPDSKLQMLLQLKDQAEVVIAISASDIERNKVRGDLGITYDNDVLRLIEIYRAKGLYVGSVVITQYDGQKAADIFKSRLEKRNIAVYLHYLIDGYPTNTKRIISEEGFGKNDYIETTKPLVVVTAPGPGSGKMATCLSQLYHEHIRGIKAGYAKFETFPIWNLALNHPVNLAYEAATADLNDVNMIDPFHLEAYNKVTVNYNRDIEIFPVLKNMFEEIYGTSPYNSPTDMGVNMVGFCMSDDEACKEASRQEIIRRYYNTMNRYVREECSLDEVNKQELVMNQAKVVVEDRKCVAAANQKSKEANCYAGAIELDDGTIITGRTSDFMGSCSAILINAIKYLANISDDEHLISPTAFGPIQNLKTEYLGSVNPRLHSDEILIALSLSAVNNDKAKLALQQLPKLQGTQAHITSSIGPMDAKVFSNLGIQVTYDAKKL